Part of the Tenacibaculum sp. SZ-18 genome, AATGGTTATCGTTTGGAAGGAATATATAGCAATTCATTTTTGGAATTGACTTTTATAATATTTGTTCTTTTATTCTTTAGTATTGTGAAAAATAACAGAACAAAACTTCTAAAACTTTTGGTTTTAATTCCATCAGTTTGTTTGATAATATTGCTTTTTATATTTGAGCAAGTAATAGCTGAATATGAAATTAATGAAACTTATAGAATAGAAGTGTCAGAAAGTGGATTTTTAAACTGTGGAGAACGGATTTCTATAACTAAATCTGAATTAGGAATATTTAGAAAACGAATATTTACAAGAACAGATTTGTGTTTGATTGGAATAAATAAAATTGAAACTATAGAATTTAACGAAAATGATGCTGAATTTTTAATATATCACAATGGAAATTATGACAGCGAAAATCCATTTAAATACAGAATAACGAATAAAAACGTGTGGTAACACCGTATATAATTTATTGCTAGTCCTAACTTACTTACGAAAGTTCTAGCCGTTTTTCCATTCAGTTTGTATTTACTAAATTAGGTGATTAAAATACGCAACAAAAGATATACAAAACCGTTGTATGTAATAAGTCCAACTTCTGGCTTTTAAATACACTTTTTGATTGGGATTAAGGATAGGTAAAACAGGATTAAAATTAACTAAACATAAGAATGCAGTTTAGTCAAGCTTATCGATTGACATCGTATGAGAGTTGCACTTTCAAATACGCATGCTAGCGTAAAAAGCTTGCCGAAATTAGAAGATTTTTTTGACAATGTCAAGTTTTAAAACGATAATTTAATTTAAATCAATGTTTTAGAGCGGAGCAGAAAATCATTTTTCAGATAACAAACCATATCAGTCTGTGGTTGATATAATTCATAATCTTAAAAAAACAAGTGGATTTAAAGTAATCTGAATGTAGCGTCTGGACTGACTACGTAAATATAAAAATAGAAACTATAAGATTTTAGCTATATTTACTACAAACAACAACGTGTAAATTGCATTAAAACGCAACTTACACGAAACGTTACCATACATTTGAGAAAAACCGATGAACGAAACAAACTTGACTTACAAAATTAAAACTGAACCAAATATTGGAGACCGATTTGCTGCTGGATTAGTGGATTATATTATAATTTATGCAGTTACATTCTTTCTGATTTATACGCTTGGCGAACCGAATGACGAAGGAGGATATTCCTTAAATGGATTACCAGGATTAATTCCAATTGCTTTTTGGCTGTTTATGACTGTTGGACTTGAAATTGGATTCGGAGCAACTCTCGGAAATTCATTAGTTGGACTTAAACCGATTCCGAAAAACGGAACAAACCGAAAATTGACTTTTGGCGAATCTTTTAAAAGACACTTACTTGACCCAATTGATATGTTCTTTTTTGGATTAGTCGGAATAATAACAATTAAAAATACCGATTTAAATCAAAGAGTTGGAGACTTATGGGCGAAAACTATTGTTGTGCCAATCAAATCTCTGAATGAATCAAAAAACTGAATAAAAAAAGTGGAATAAAAACGTATGGTAACAACGTGTATAGCTCATTGCGGCTGAATTCCTAATCGGAATTCATTGCAATTTGCTATATTCCGGTTACGGCGGAAAATCATAGCTGATTTCCCGCAACGAGCCATACACAATTCCGTTAGCGGTTATTTGAGTAAATATGACAAACCTTGAAATAATAAAGAAATTAAGAGAATCTACTTTCACAGACGAAGACGGAGAAAAATATCAACTTGAATTTCAAGACGGATTGACTGATTCCGAAATTGAACAACTGAAAGAACAATTCCCAAGTAACAATATTGACAGTGAATTAATTGAAATACTGAAAGAAACCAAAGGTTGGGACGGTTACGGACCTGAAATGGTTTATTTTGATTCTATTGGACAATTCGGATTTTGGGAATTATCCGCAAACTCAATTACTCTTGGACACGATGGGTTTGGAAATCATTGGATTTTGGATTTAAACGAAAGCGGAAAACCTAACAAAGTATTTTTTGCTTGCCACGACCCAGCAGTATTTGTTGTTCATTCGCAAAATCTAAATGAATATCTAAAACACTTATTGGAATTTTACGAAAGCCCTGACAAATGTCATCTGAATGAAATTCACGACAAAACCGTAATGACAATTTGGAATGAAAATGACCTGTGTTCACAAAAAACCGAATTTGAAAATCAAAATCCTGAATTCAAAGACTTCCTGAATAAATTTGAAGGTGACGAATGGACTGTTGCTGACTTGCGAACTGGAAAAAACAAAGACGGTTTTGCTTGGGGAAAGTTTGGAGCGAATCAGTTTACGGAAAGACATCCAACCGAATTGGTATGGGTAATTAAGAATAAGAAAAAAGGCTTTTTATCAAGACTTTTTGGAAAATAAAAACAACCGCTAACAATGGCTATAATTCATTGTGGTTTTGTGCCACACCAAAATAAAAGTATAAATCAACGGCTGATTTCTCAGCGGAATAATCCTGCGGATGATTCCACAACGAAATCATAGCCGAAACCGTTGTAGCCAATTAGAGAAACCCGAAAAGTATGAGATTTATAAAATCGATATTGATTCTAATCATTTTGGTTTCTTGTCAAAATAAAGATTATAAGAAAGCTGAAAATAGCAAGATGATATTTGGAACAAAATCACTTAAAGTTCAACCGATAATTGACCTTTCAGAAAAACTTGAGAGCGAAGATGAGATTATATCTATTTCAGTCGATAAGAATGGAATAAATACCTTGATAATTCATTCTGCACCTCAATACAGAACTGAAAATGGAATGTTTGCAGTGATTAAATATGACAAGCCTAAAGATTATACATTTATCCGTTTTGACTTAAAGGGAAATGAAAAATTTAGAACTCTAATAAAAGATGAATATTACAATTTTCATAACGTGAATTTCTTACCAACAAAAGAAATTCTGCTTATCTGTGGACGTAGCAGATACAAAAATGAAAATGAAATAGACAAAAATGCTCGAATTTATAGCCTTAAAGGAGAATTATTGAGAGACTTTGTTGCTGGAGACGGAATTCAAGATGTCCAAATTGACAATGATGGAAATATATGGACTTCATATTTCGATGAAGGAATATTTGGAAATTACGGATGGGACGAGCCAATTGGAACACCCGGACTAATATGTTGGAATAAGGACGGACAGAAAATTTGGGAATTCGAACCAACTGACGGACTTGACCATATGGCGGATTGCTATGCAATGAATATAGATTCAGACAACAACACTTGGTTTTACTATTACACAGAATTTCCACTTGTTAAACTTGATAACTCAAAACAAATTAAGTTTTGGAATACTGATATTGGAGGTTCAAGTTCTTTAAATATTTCTGACAATAAAGTGCTTATGGCAGATGGATATGATGAGAATAATTTTATTCTGTTTGAGATTAAAGGAAATAAACTAAAGAAGACTAAAAAGATTAAGTTTAAAAACGAGGAAAACCAAGAGTTGAACAAACGAAATTATATTACAAGTTTTGGCTCAAACATTGGATTTCTTCAAGAGAACAAAATCTATTTGACTAAAATGAACGAAATAAAATAACTGGCTACAACAACACCTATACGCAATACCCTGCGGGATACTGCGCATAGCCAAACCGTTGGCAACAATTTGAACTCATTTAAATGAAATCTATTTATATTTTAATAATTACTCTTTTTTCTTTAACTATTTGTATAGGACAAGACAAAATTACTTTTGATATTAAAGAAGTTTTTCTCCAAAAAAAAGATTTTAAAAAGCGGAAATCTGATTTTATAAAAAAAGGCGGAAATTTTTATGAAGATAAAGATTATATTGTGTCGAAAAGTTGCAGTGGTGAATGGGGAGGCTCAATTTTTTTTAAAAACAAAAAAAGTGGAATTGAATATTCTTGCAGTGCTACTTGTCCAGTATCCGTAAATCTTATAGATGGAAAATATATAGTTACAAATTCGCTTGCTCATTTAAGGGGTTCATCAGATATAATTGAAATTAAGAATCCTGAATTAATGTCAGTTTTTAAAATGCCTGAACCTAGAGAAATAAAAAATGGGATTAAGCATTACTATACTGGAGATACAGAAAGTAAATCAAGAAAAGGAGTAAAAGAAATTTGGAACGGATTCGGAATTTTAACTTTAATAAGTTTTGAATTTAAGGAACAATTGTATCATATAATTTCAAAAGACGCAAAAACATTTTTAGCCACTATAGTAGAAAGTGAGCTAAAAATTATAAATCAAATTTCTAAAGAACGAATTTGGGATTATGCTCCAGAAACTTTTAAAGATGAAAAGGGAAATTTAATCGTATTTTTCAATAATCACAGCACTAGTGGATATATTGAAATCATAGGAAATGAAATAAAAGTGACAAGAACAAAATAAAAAACTGTTGCCAACAACGTATAAAAATAATGCTTAAGTTTAATACTAAATCAAGAGGTTAGTGCGTATTTGGTCAATCCGATTTTCCTCCGGAAAATTCTAGGACTCTAAAACGCACTATTCTTATACAAAACGTTAGCAAGCATAAAAAAAATGGGATACCAATCAATAGTACACGGAAGAATATTACTTGATAGAGATTTTAAAGAATCTCAGAGTTTTATCAATTCTCTTGGAAATGATAATACATACCCTCAGTTAAATACTGATATGTTTGGTATTGGAATTACTGAACCAACATATTACGAAGACCCAGTAATTGTATTTGGAGCGACCTACAAACAAATTGAATATGATTGGACAAGTTTTATCTTGAAATTTGAACATATATTAAGGAATGTAGGATTTGATACAGCAAAAATTCAGTTGGAAACAGAAATTTTAGGAACTTATAACTTCTTTTGGAAATCCAAATACTCAAAAGACTCTTTCGATTCTGAAGAAAAATTAATAGAAACAGATGAATGGTTTTTCGGATATGGAAATCGTGGAAGATGGGGGTTTTTGGAGACACAAATAGAAGATTTTCAGATTTTCGATTTTGAAAATTTCAAATACCCGATTGAATTTTCAGATGACCAAAAAAATGTTTTTACAAAGATTATTAATTCGATTAATGAAAAAACTGAACAAAAGTTTTATCCTTATAAAAAGGAATTTCATTTTCGTGAAACCTATGACTTACTATTTCCAATTCTTAATAAATTGAGTTTTGAGAGAAAAATTGACTTTGGATTTGATGAGGCAAGAGATAAAGATGGAAATAGTATTATGACTTCAAAAGGATTTTACATAATAATGAAACAAGGAATAAATAAAGAAACGCTTGCTAACACGGTGTATAAAACATAGCTAAAAAGTGCTAAGCCCAAAGGTTTGTGTATATTAAGAAAGTCCGCCAAATTTTTAATTTGGCTTTTAAAATGAGAAAATTAAAAACAAAATATAAAAATTCGGCTCTGTGTTAATCCGAAAAAGTTAGTGTCTTTTTGCACGCTACGTTTCATACACAAGTCCGTTAGCAATAATTAGAAAAAGAATATGGAAATAGAATACTCAGAAGAAGAAGATCAATATTATTCATTGATAACCTTAAAATCACTCAATCAATTTAAAAAAGGCAATCGACCGTTAAACGACTTTATATGTATTGATTTTTTTGGTTTTGGAGATGAACCCAGCAAAGAACAATTAAATGCTTATAAATTTCTCTTAGAAAATGAAGAAAAGATATTTAATTCTTTAATCATTGGAGCAGTAAACTCATATAATTCCATTTACTTAAAGAGATTTGAAAAATACATAGAGTTTTTGCCTAAAATAACAGATACCTGTGATTTAAAAAAAGCTATATCAATAGAGAATATAATAATTTCAGATAACCATAAAAATGATTCCTCGTTTATTATGTTCAAAGGTGAATGTAACTGGGATGAGGAACATGGTGTTTGTCTTGTTATGTTAAAAGATGAATTTATAACAATGCAGTCTTGGGACTATCACCACAGATAAACTATTGCTAACAAAATGTATAATTAATTGCTAATTCTACTCTATTTAAGAAACTACGTACTGAAATGAAATATCAATAATTTTTATTTACATTTGGTGAAAAAATCGCAACTAATCATACACCAAACATTGTTGCCCACAATATGAAAAAACTACTTGCTATAATAATTCTACTTATCTCTAACCTTTGTTATAGTTAATTAAAATCAGTAATAATTGACAGCGAAACGAAAAAAAGAATACCTTACGTAAATATTTGGGTAGAAAATGAAAACATTGGAACAACATCTAATGAAAAAGGAGAGTTTAAATTAGAAATTGATGAAACGAAAGTTATTCTAATTTCTGCAATTGGATTTCAAACAAAAAAATTAAAATCTGATTCGATTAAAAATGTATTAGAGTTAAAACCATTAACCACTGAATTAGATGAAATTATTATCAATTCTAAAAAATTATCTCAAGAATTGACAATCGGTGAGTTCAAAAAATCTAAAATTAACAGTTATTTTGCATGCGGAACACATCCTTGGATTTCAGCAAGATTTTTTAAATATAAACCAGTATATAAAAAAACACCTTATCTTAAAAAGTTAAGAATATTAACAAATAGTGATGTAAAAAATCCAAAGTTTAATATTAGACTTTATGGAATAAATGAAAAAGGAGCACCTGAAAATTACATATATGATGAAAATATAATTGGAATAGCTAAAAAAGGGAAAAAAATAACGGAAGTTGACCTTTCTAAATTAAATATTGAATTTCCCGAAAAAGGTTTTTTTACTGCGATTGAATGGCTAATAATTGAGGAAAATAAATATGAATATAAATATACAATGAAAGGTTCTAGAAAAAAAATAAAAGGAGTTTCTTACGAACCTGCAATTGGAGTTATTCCTACTGAAACTAATGAAAATAGCTGGCGATTAAATAAAGGAAAATGGAGTAAAGTTTCTGGGAAAAATGATAATGAATCTTTTAAAAAGTATAGAAATAAATACAACCAGTTGGCTATTGAATTAATATTGACAAATTAAAATACTGTGGGCAACAATGTATAACCGCAATTACGGCGGATTCGACTTCGTCCGAATCCACTCGGTAATTACTAACGCTAGTTTTTAAACAAAATATGTAACTTTAATCCCGTAACAACAGTTATACAAATACGTTAGGCGTAATTAACCTTGTCACTAACTAAAATGAGAGCTAAAACAATAATTATAGTATTCAAGAAAAAGTATAATTAATAATAATATGGTGAAAATTAAGACTAATAAGAAAAGCCTGATTAGATGGAAAATATATATAGACAGAGCAAGGATGTATATAGGGTACGTTCAATTTTTAATGATTGGGTTTGTTTTTTTAAAAGCTTATCAAGATAGCTCTATCGGAAAATTAATTTTTGACAACATTTTGATTTCAATACCTATTTTATTCATAATTTTCATTGGTTTTGCTTTAGTACTGGGGCGGATAGATACAGTATTAGGTTTACGCGAAGAGGAATTGAGAAATTCATCATCTTCAAATCCAGTAATGCGGGAAATGTTATCTAATATGGAAGAAATGAAAAAGGAATTAAAAAGACTGAAATCAGAACCATATAATGATGGAAAACAATAAACATACGCCTAACAATATATAAAAATAATAAGGGTTAAGTGGCAAAACCCAAAGTGGGTGAATATTTACAAAGTTCGCTAAATTTACAATTTGAAAGTTAAAAAAAGTAACGGTAAAACTGTAAATTTAGCTAAGAGTTAAAACGAAAAATAAGTATGTTTTTATCCCTTACTATTCTTATACTAAACGTTGGCTACAATTAAAAAAATGGAATTAATTAAAATTGAAATTTCTGACATAGAAAAATATAATCAAGAAAGGAGTAAAGTGTTTTCTGATTTCCTTGGTTTTAAGAAGGTATTACCATTTTTGATTATACTTATTATTGGTATAATCCTATTTATGACCGGGATTTATGGAGAAAAAGACGTAGAACAAAGATTATATGAAAACGGAAAAGAAAAAATCACTTTTGTAAATTACGGTATCGAATTAGGAATAGGACTTGGTTTCATATTGTTTTCATTATTAAAATGTGTAGATTTTTGGAAAACGAAAAATAATATCAGTAATTCATTAAACTTGAGAAAGCAAAAATTTAAAAATGGTGTAACATTTTGTAAAATTGAAATAAATAAAAAGGAAATTCGGATAAAAACTGACTTGTTTGAGAAAAAAACTTCTTGGTTATATTATGATTTTTTCAAAACTGATAATAAGTTTTTGAGTCTATATTCGTACAACTCAAGTAAAGATTTCCCTGAACAATTGATTCCCTTAGATTCTCTCACAGTAGAAGAAAAAGAACTACTAAGAAAATACTTAAGGATAAGATTTATAAACAGTAGCCAACAAAGCGTATAATTAATTGCGGCTGAATTCCCTCAGCGAAAATTCAATTTTATTAATTATCTTTCCGCAACATCGGAAAAAGAATAGCATCCTTTTCCCGCAAAAAAATCATACACAAAAGCGTTGTATGCAATTTCAGCAAAAACGAAAGAATGAGTAACGAAAAAAGAGAAAAGTATTTTAAAATGGTTTATGACAATATTGAAAAATATGGATTTCATAGTACCTACGTAATGGAAGAAATTGGATTTACGCCTTTTGGATACTCAACTGGAATATATAAAAATTTTAGAATTCCTGAACTTTTCATTTCTGGACTTCCGAATGGACTAACAAATACGTTGATTACTAATTATGCGGAAAGATTTAAATTCAAAGAAATACCGCTAAATGAAAAAATTGATGATTTAATTGACCGATTTCCTGTTTACTTTATTGAGGTGGGAAATGATAAGCTGACTGGATACACGCTGAGTTCATTTAAGTTTTATGAGAATTCGGAATTCAAATATTTACAGTTAATTTTTCCTGACTTGAATGGATTTTTTCCAAATGAAGCGGAATATGACTATGACCAAGAAATATTAGCAGAATGAAAAAACTGCATACAACAATGTATAACCGCAATTACGGCGGATTCGACTACGTCCGAATCCACTCGGAATTGCTAACGTCCGTGCTAAACCGAAAATTAACGTATATTAACCCGTAACTGACGGTTATACGAAACCGTTGTATGCAATTGCGCAAATGAAAACTTTATGATTAGAAAATTACTTTTAATATTAATTTTAACTATCATTGGACAAAATTCTGTAGCTCAAAATATTGATAATCCTAAACTGGAAAAAATAATTACTAAAATAGCAAAGCAGGAATTTTTATTCTATGACTATAAATTGAATAAAAAGAGTATCAACCTTGTTAATAAACTACATAAAACTGCAAGTGATGATGAATTAATTAAACTTTCAAAAAAGGACTGTAAATTGTGCTTTAGTTTCTCTTTTTGGGTACTTTGGAAAAGGAATTCTGATTTAATACCTGAATTATATAATGAATATATTGAAAAAAACACCGAAGAAAATTTTGTAGAAATAAATGAATTCAACCCAAGAAATAAGTCTTGTGTAAAAATTCTAATGTCTGAGGGAAATTTTATTTATGAAATATACAAAGAAGGAAAATACTTGGATAAAATAACTGCATACAACAAGGGCTATAATTAATACGGGGTTTAGTGTTTAATCCAAAGTTTAGTGTATTTTTATAAAGTCCGCCAAATCTTTTTGATTTGGCTTTAAAGTGAAAAAGTTAAAACAAAAAGATTTGGCTAAGTGCTTAATCGGAAATTAATCGCTTATTAACTCCCGCACTAATCATAGCCCAAGCCGTTGTATGTAATAAGTCCAACTTCTGGCTTTTAAATACACTTTTGATTGTGATTAAGGATAGGTAAAACAGGATTAAAATTAACTAAACGTAAGAATGCAGTTTAGTCAAGCTTATCGATTGACATCGTATGAGAGTTGCACTTTCAAATACGCATGCTAGCGTAAAAAGCTTGCCGAAATTAGAAGATTTTTTTGACAATGTCAAGTTTTAAAACGATAATTTAATTTAAATCAATGTTTTAGAGCGGAGCAGAAAATCATTTTTCAGATAACAAACCATATCAGTCTGTGGTTGATATAATTCATAATCTTGAAAAAACAAGTGAATTTAAAGTAATCTGAATGTAGCGCCTGGACTGACTACGTAAATATAAAAATAGAAACTATAAGATTTTAGCTATATTTACTACAAACAACAACGTGTAAATTGCATTAAAACGCAACTTACACGAAACGTTAGCAAATATTGAGAATGTACGAAATTTTAGTTGAAAAAAACGAGGAAAAAGAGCTTCCGGTACCTCACATTTGGAGACCAACTTTTAAAGCAATTGCTAATGCTTTTGTAGAAAAAGATTACAGCCTCAAATCAGAAATTCGGGAAAGAGACAATGAATATATAATTGATATTAAATCAGTACTTGTACCATAAATAGAAAAAAGATGAAATACGGAATAGTTTCCATCATATTAGCTTTGGCTGGAATTTCATTTGTTATTTGGTTTAACATTGAAATTTCAGAGTTGTTTAAAGCTCATTTTTTAGAACAGATTGGACAAAACAAAATGGATTTGAATCCAGCAGTATACACAACTGGAAAAGGATTTAAAATTATTGCATTTGTAATAGCTACAATTGGTATTATACTCGGAATAAAAGCTTTAAGAGAAATTAAATGGATTGGAATTATTGGAATAATTTTATCTGCTTTTCTGAGTTTTTTGGCATTCTATCCGATGTGGAAATACTTTGTTCAGGATTTAGCTATCGATGTTAATTTTGCGAGTTAAAAACATTTGCTAACATTGGCTATAATTAATACGGGTTTTGGTGTTTAATCCAAAAGTTAGTGTATTTTTATAAAGTCGTCAAATCATTTTGATTTGACTTTTGAATAAGAAAAAATAAAAGCAAACAAAATGCTTCGCCTTAGTGTTAAATCGGAAAGCAACAGCTTCCCTATTCCCGCACTAATCATAGCCGAAGCCGTTAACTATCATTGTCGAGAATTATGTGAAGTTCTCCTTTTGATAAATCAAAGTCAGTTGCAAAATTTTACTTTTCAACAATAATTCCAGCTTCGTCCTTTTTTTAGAGAACTAAACGTTTGATGGTTTGGATCATTTGCCAATCTCATTATTTCTTGATTGTCGGTTCTTGTTTTGTGTTTGAAAAGTCTCTGGCTCGTTCAGATA contains:
- a CDS encoding RDD family protein, which encodes MNETNLTYKIKTEPNIGDRFAAGLVDYIIIYAVTFFLIYTLGEPNDEGGYSLNGLPGLIPIAFWLFMTVGLEIGFGATLGNSLVGLKPIPKNGTNRKLTFGESFKRHLLDPIDMFFFGLVGIITIKNTDLNQRVGDLWAKTIVVPIKSLNESKN
- a CDS encoding DUF4262 domain-containing protein — encoded protein: MSNEKREKYFKMVYDNIEKYGFHSTYVMEEIGFTPFGYSTGIYKNFRIPELFISGLPNGLTNTLITNYAERFKFKEIPLNEKIDDLIDRFPVYFIEVGNDKLTGYTLSSFKFYENSEFKYLQLIFPDLNGFFPNEAEYDYDQEILAE
- a CDS encoding DUF6985 domain-containing protein, with protein sequence MEIEYSEEEDQYYSLITLKSLNQFKKGNRPLNDFICIDFFGFGDEPSKEQLNAYKFLLENEEKIFNSLIIGAVNSYNSIYLKRFEKYIEFLPKITDTCDLKKAISIENIIISDNHKNDSSFIMFKGECNWDEEHGVCLVMLKDEFITMQSWDYHHR
- a CDS encoding SMI1/KNR4 family protein, whose protein sequence is MTNLEIIKKLRESTFTDEDGEKYQLEFQDGLTDSEIEQLKEQFPSNNIDSELIEILKETKGWDGYGPEMVYFDSIGQFGFWELSANSITLGHDGFGNHWILDLNESGKPNKVFFACHDPAVFVVHSQNLNEYLKHLLEFYESPDKCHLNEIHDKTVMTIWNENDLCSQKTEFENQNPEFKDFLNKFEGDEWTVADLRTGKNKDGFAWGKFGANQFTERHPTELVWVIKNKKKGFLSRLFGK